One window from the genome of Streptomyces sp. NBC_00708 encodes:
- a CDS encoding SAM-dependent methyltransferase, whose protein sequence is MIDTGRPHSARIYDYLLGGKDNYRVDQQAGDELVAAASQERAGARANRAFLRRAVRHVVGAGLRQVLDIGTGLPHSPNVHEVALEAAPDVRVAYVDNDPIVTAHADALLRSSDAVGVALADLRDPQAVLEHPHVRDVIDFDRPVALLLTSVLHFLTDGQRPDQIVATLRDALPAGSCLVLSHATDDFADCSAAQAVYDTATTPLTPRSHTEIEKFFDGFELLAPGLVPVPSWRPDAPSTAWPASIGVYGAVARKAG, encoded by the coding sequence GTGATCGACACCGGCCGACCTCACTCCGCGAGGATCTACGACTACCTGCTCGGCGGCAAGGACAACTACCGGGTGGATCAGCAGGCCGGTGACGAGCTCGTCGCCGCCGCGTCCCAGGAGCGAGCCGGCGCGCGGGCCAACCGCGCCTTCCTGCGGCGCGCCGTCCGCCACGTCGTCGGCGCGGGCCTGCGGCAGGTCCTCGACATCGGCACCGGGCTGCCCCATTCCCCCAACGTGCACGAGGTCGCCCTCGAAGCGGCGCCCGACGTGCGCGTCGCGTACGTCGACAACGACCCGATCGTCACCGCACACGCGGACGCGCTGCTGCGCAGCTCCGACGCGGTCGGTGTCGCGCTCGCCGACCTCCGCGACCCGCAGGCGGTCCTGGAACATCCCCACGTCCGCGACGTCATCGACTTCGACCGGCCCGTGGCCCTGCTCCTCACCTCCGTGCTCCACTTCCTCACCGACGGGCAGCGGCCCGACCAGATCGTCGCCACCCTCCGCGACGCGCTCCCGGCCGGCAGCTGCCTGGTGCTCTCGCACGCCACCGACGACTTCGCCGACTGCAGCGCGGCACAAGCCGTCTACGACACGGCCACCACTCCCCTCACCCCGCGCTCGCACACCGAGATCGAGAAGTTCTTCGACGGCTTCGAACTCCTGGCGCCCGGCCTCGTTCCCGTCCCGTCCTGGCGACCGGACGCACCGTCCACGGCGTGGCCGGCCTCGATCGGCGTCTACGGAGCGGTCGCCCGCAAGGCCGGCTGA
- a CDS encoding cytochrome P450: protein MAGDDLINDPYGVYQRLRSASPVHRITGPDGSPAWIVTRYDDVRQALQDSRLSLDKRHSTGGYAGFTLPPALDANLLNMDPPDHTRLRRLVGSAFTPGRIQRLREPIRKTAEQLLDPLGEHGRIDVIPSYAAPLAITVICDLLGVPDHHRVDFRGWTHALVAPDPARPAATREAVGAMLGFFTELLADKRRRPADDLLSDLIGVREASDALSDDELMSLAFLLLLAGFENTVHLLGNAVLALLRHPRQLALVREDPALLPDAVEELARFDGPALLAIRRFATEDLVLGGVTVRAGQTVLLSLAAANRDPERFEDPDRLDIGRTATGHLALGLGIHYCLGATLARTEAEIALATLFARLPGLRVAADVEPRWRPSLRSRSLTALQVDY from the coding sequence ATGGCTGGGGACGATCTCATCAACGACCCGTACGGGGTGTATCAGCGCCTGCGCAGCGCTTCGCCGGTGCACCGGATCACCGGCCCGGACGGGAGTCCGGCCTGGATCGTCACCCGTTACGACGATGTGCGGCAGGCGCTCCAGGACTCCCGGCTCTCGCTCGACAAGCGGCACTCCACGGGCGGATACGCGGGTTTCACGCTGCCGCCCGCGCTGGATGCCAACCTCCTCAACATGGATCCGCCCGACCACACACGCCTTCGGCGCCTGGTCGGGTCCGCGTTCACGCCGGGCCGGATCCAGCGGCTGCGGGAGCCGATACGGAAGACCGCGGAACAACTCCTGGACCCCCTGGGCGAACACGGTCGTATCGACGTGATCCCGTCGTACGCCGCGCCGCTGGCGATCACCGTGATCTGTGATCTGCTCGGCGTCCCGGACCACCACCGCGTCGACTTCCGGGGCTGGACCCACGCTCTTGTCGCTCCCGACCCCGCCCGGCCGGCGGCCACCCGTGAAGCCGTCGGCGCGATGCTCGGCTTCTTCACCGAGCTGCTGGCGGACAAACGTCGCCGGCCCGCGGACGATCTGCTCTCCGACCTGATCGGTGTGCGGGAGGCGAGCGACGCGCTCAGCGACGACGAGCTCATGTCGCTCGCCTTTCTCCTTCTCCTGGCCGGCTTCGAGAACACCGTGCATCTCCTGGGCAACGCGGTGCTCGCGCTCCTGCGGCACCCCCGGCAGCTGGCGCTCGTGCGGGAGGACCCCGCACTCCTGCCGGATGCCGTCGAGGAGCTCGCCCGGTTCGACGGACCCGCGCTGCTCGCCATCCGGCGCTTCGCGACCGAGGACCTGGTGCTCGGGGGCGTCACCGTGCGGGCGGGACAGACGGTCCTGCTGTCCCTGGCCGCCGCCAACCGTGATCCCGAGCGGTTCGAGGATCCGGACCGGCTCGACATCGGACGTACCGCCACCGGCCATCTCGCGCTCGGCCTCGGCATCCACTACTGCCTGGGGGCCACCCTGGCCCGGACGGAGGCGGAGATCGCCCTCGCGACGCTGTTCGCGCGTCTGCCCGGTCTGAGGGTGGCGGCGGACGTCGAGCCCCGGTGGCGCCCTTCGCTGCGCTCCCGCAGCCTGACGGCCCTACAGGTCGACTACTGA
- the ggt gene encoding gamma-glutamyltransferase, with product MRRSIRRNVSLAAVVAAVVSVGAAAPASSAHPAHSPAPPPKSPVAVGYGGAVSSVDADATAAGIEVLRKGGNAVDAAVATAAALGVTEPYSAGLGGGGYFVYYDARTRTVRTIDGRETAPRSADSSLFLENGKPLAFEDAVTSGLGVGTPGTPATWDTALKEWGSTSLRKVLEPAERLARDGFVVDETFRSQTAGNEARFRDFPATRKLFLPGGKLPEVGSVFRNPDLARTYAEVGREGIDEIYRGELADDVVRTVRKPPVDPASGRNVRPGDLTARDLRSYRALRQAPTKVNYRGLDVYGMAPSSSGGTTVGEALNILESTDLSRLSETQYLHRYIEASRIAFADRGRWVGDPAFEDVPAKGLLSQRFADSRKCLIKDDAVLTSPLAPGDPRHPGACRSTGKAAPTTYEGENTTHLTTADKWGNVVAYTLTIEQTGGSGITVPGRGFLLNNELTDFSFAPADPAVHDPNLPGPGKRPRSSISPTIVLHHDRPVLALGSPGGATIITTVLQSLIGKVDRGLPLVDAIAAPRASQRNAPATELEPALWNSPLRAKLESLGHVFKLNPEIGAATGVQRLPDGRWLAAAEKVRRGGGSAMVVRPSGRP from the coding sequence GTGCGACGTTCCATCAGGCGAAATGTGTCGTTGGCGGCGGTTGTCGCCGCCGTGGTGTCCGTCGGGGCCGCCGCCCCGGCCTCATCCGCCCACCCCGCTCATTCCCCGGCGCCACCGCCCAAGTCACCCGTGGCGGTGGGATACGGGGGAGCGGTCTCCAGTGTCGACGCCGACGCCACGGCCGCCGGCATCGAGGTGCTGCGCAAGGGCGGCAACGCAGTCGACGCCGCCGTGGCGACCGCCGCCGCCCTCGGCGTGACCGAGCCGTACTCGGCGGGGCTCGGCGGCGGTGGCTACTTCGTCTACTACGACGCCCGCACCCGCACCGTCCGCACCATCGACGGCCGCGAGACCGCACCGCGCAGCGCCGACTCCTCCCTGTTCCTGGAGAACGGCAAGCCGCTCGCCTTCGAGGACGCCGTGACCAGCGGGCTCGGCGTCGGCACCCCCGGCACACCCGCCACCTGGGACACGGCCCTGAAGGAGTGGGGCAGTACCTCGCTGCGCAAGGTCCTCGAGCCCGCCGAACGGCTGGCCCGGGACGGCTTCGTCGTCGATGAGACGTTCCGCTCGCAGACGGCGGGCAACGAGGCGCGGTTCCGGGACTTCCCGGCCACCCGCAAGCTCTTCCTGCCCGGCGGAAAGCTGCCGGAGGTCGGCTCGGTCTTCAGGAACCCGGACCTCGCGCGCACCTACGCGGAGGTCGGCCGCGAGGGCATCGACGAGATCTACCGGGGCGAACTGGCGGACGACGTCGTACGGACCGTGCGCAAGCCGCCCGTCGACCCGGCGTCCGGCCGGAACGTCCGGCCCGGCGACCTGACCGCCAGGGACCTGCGCTCCTACCGCGCGCTGCGGCAGGCGCCCACCAAGGTGAACTACCGGGGGCTCGACGTGTACGGCATGGCGCCGTCCTCGTCCGGCGGTACGACGGTGGGCGAAGCCCTCAACATCCTGGAGTCCACGGACCTCTCGCGGCTGAGCGAGACCCAGTACCTGCACCGCTACATCGAGGCCAGCCGCATCGCGTTCGCGGACCGGGGGCGCTGGGTCGGTGACCCGGCGTTCGAGGACGTGCCGGCCAAGGGCCTGCTCAGTCAGCGGTTCGCGGATTCCCGGAAGTGCCTGATCAAGGACGACGCGGTGCTCACCAGCCCGCTCGCGCCGGGCGACCCGCGCCACCCGGGGGCCTGCCGCTCCACGGGGAAGGCCGCGCCGACCACGTACGAGGGGGAGAACACCACCCACCTCACCACCGCCGACAAGTGGGGCAACGTCGTCGCGTACACCCTGACCATCGAACAGACCGGCGGCAGCGGGATCACCGTGCCGGGGCGCGGCTTCCTGCTCAACAACGAGCTGACCGACTTCTCCTTCGCACCGGCCGACCCGGCCGTCCACGACCCGAACCTGCCCGGCCCCGGCAAGCGCCCCCGCTCGTCCATCTCACCGACCATCGTGCTGCACCACGACCGGCCGGTGCTGGCCCTGGGCTCACCGGGCGGTGCCACCATCATCACGACCGTCCTCCAGTCGCTGATCGGCAAGGTCGACCGGGGGCTGCCGCTGGTCGACGCCATCGCGGCGCCCCGGGCCAGCCAGCGCAACGCACCGGCCACCGAACTGGAACCGGCGCTGTGGAACAGCCCCCTGCGGGCCAAGCTGGAATCCCTCGGCCATGTCTTCAAGCTCAACCCGGAGATCGGCGCGGCGACGGGTGTGCAGCGGCTGCCCGACGGGCGGTGGCTCGCCGCGGCCGAGAAGGTGCGGCGTGGCGGCGGCTCGGCGATGGTGGTGAGGCCGAGCGGGCGGCCCTGA
- the map gene encoding type I methionyl aminopeptidase, with amino-acid sequence MVQLKTDTSIEAMRAAGRVVARILTATREAAGVGVSLRELDEVAREVLREAGAGSPFLNYRPHFAPVPFPAVICASVNDAIVHGIPTDYRLRDGDLVSIDAGATLDGWAGDSAISFTVGRARPADTRLIDTAYQALEAGIAAATVGNRIGDIAHAIGTVCRTAGYGIPEGFGGHGVGREMHEDPGVPNEGRPGRGMPLRHGMVLAIEPMLIGGGVDTYRADPDGWTLRTTDGSRAAHAEHTVAITDDGPRILTAL; translated from the coding sequence ATGGTGCAACTCAAGACGGACACATCCATCGAAGCCATGCGTGCGGCCGGCCGCGTCGTCGCGCGGATACTGACGGCCACCCGGGAGGCCGCCGGCGTCGGCGTCTCGCTGCGCGAACTCGACGAAGTAGCGCGCGAGGTGCTGCGCGAGGCGGGCGCCGGCTCGCCGTTCCTGAACTACCGGCCGCACTTCGCCCCGGTCCCCTTCCCCGCGGTCATCTGCGCGTCGGTCAACGACGCGATCGTGCACGGCATCCCGACCGACTACCGGCTGCGCGACGGCGACCTGGTCAGCATCGACGCGGGCGCCACACTGGACGGCTGGGCCGGCGACTCCGCGATCAGCTTCACCGTGGGCCGCGCCCGCCCCGCCGACACCCGGCTCATCGACACGGCGTACCAGGCCCTGGAGGCGGGCATCGCGGCGGCCACCGTCGGCAACCGGATCGGTGACATCGCGCACGCCATCGGCACGGTCTGCCGCACCGCCGGCTACGGCATCCCCGAGGGGTTCGGCGGACACGGTGTGGGCCGCGAGATGCACGAGGACCCGGGTGTGCCCAACGAGGGGCGGCCGGGGCGCGGGATGCCGCTGCGGCACGGCATGGTGCTGGCCATCGAGCCGATGCTGATCGGCGGCGGGGTGGACACGTACCGGGCGGACCCGGACGGCTGGACCCTGCGCACGACGGACGGCAGCCGGGCCGCGCACGCGGAGCACACCGTGGCGATCACGGACGACGGGCCGAGGATTCTCACGGCCCTCTGA
- a CDS encoding helix-turn-helix transcriptional regulator, producing MVRTPLTPEERLRGERLGLLLREARGARSMTDVAARAGISAETLRKIETGRAPTPAFFTVAALAGALGLSMDELLLRCVPEPAAVPLAG from the coding sequence ATGGTCCGTACCCCCCTGACCCCCGAAGAGCGCCTGCGCGGCGAACGGCTCGGCCTGCTGCTGCGCGAGGCGCGCGGCGCCCGCAGCATGACCGACGTCGCCGCCCGCGCCGGGATCTCCGCCGAGACGCTGCGGAAAATCGAGACCGGCCGCGCCCCCACCCCCGCGTTCTTCACCGTCGCCGCCCTGGCCGGCGCGCTCGGCCTCTCCATGGACGAGCTGCTGCTGCGCTGCGTCCCGGAACCGGCGGCCGTACCCCTGGCGGGTTAG
- a CDS encoding PPOX class F420-dependent oxidoreductase translates to MSLQDFARSEYVSLTTYRKDGTPVATPVWAAVDGDELFIWTKTDSWKVKRLRNDSRVRVTVCDVRGRIEEGAASAEGTGRLLDERGTAAVRRAIGRKYTWKYWLLDYPAMIVRLGKRPHTGIAITF, encoded by the coding sequence ATGAGCCTCCAGGACTTCGCGCGCAGCGAGTACGTCAGCCTCACCACGTACCGCAAGGACGGCACGCCCGTCGCCACCCCGGTCTGGGCGGCGGTCGACGGCGACGAACTGTTCATCTGGACCAAGACCGACTCCTGGAAGGTCAAGCGGCTGCGCAACGACAGCCGGGTCCGGGTCACCGTCTGCGACGTGCGCGGCCGTATCGAGGAGGGCGCGGCGAGCGCCGAGGGGACCGGCAGGCTGCTCGACGAACGGGGAACGGCCGCCGTGCGCCGGGCCATCGGCCGCAAGTACACCTGGAAGTACTGGCTGCTCGACTACCCGGCGATGATCGTCCGGCTCGGCAAGCGCCCGCACACCGGGATCGCCATCACCTTCTGA
- a CDS encoding acyltransferase, translating to MSHVVRAALVQATWTGDTESMIAKHEEHAREAARQGAKIIGFQEVFNAPYFCQVQEPEHYRWAEAVPDGPTVRRMQDLARETGMVIVVPVFELEQSGFYYNTAAVIDADGSYLGKYRKHHIPQVKGFWEKYYFKPGNAGWPVFDTAVGRVGVYICYDRHFPEGWRQLGLNGAQLVYNPSATSRGLSAYLWQLEQPASAVANEYFIAAINRVGREEYGDNDFYGTSYFVDPRGQFVGDVASDKEEELLVRDLDFGLIDEVRQQWAFYRDRRPDAYEGLVEP from the coding sequence ATGTCCCACGTCGTACGCGCCGCACTCGTCCAGGCGACCTGGACCGGCGACACCGAATCCATGATCGCCAAGCATGAGGAACATGCCCGCGAGGCCGCCCGGCAGGGGGCGAAGATCATCGGCTTCCAGGAGGTGTTCAACGCCCCCTACTTCTGCCAGGTGCAGGAGCCGGAGCACTACCGCTGGGCCGAGGCGGTGCCGGACGGCCCGACCGTGCGGCGGATGCAGGACCTGGCCCGCGAGACGGGCATGGTGATCGTCGTCCCGGTCTTCGAGCTGGAGCAGTCCGGCTTCTACTACAACACCGCTGCCGTGATCGACGCGGACGGCTCCTACCTCGGCAAGTACCGCAAGCACCACATCCCGCAGGTCAAGGGCTTCTGGGAGAAGTACTACTTCAAACCCGGCAACGCCGGCTGGCCCGTCTTCGACACCGCGGTCGGCAGGGTGGGCGTCTACATCTGCTACGACCGGCACTTCCCCGAGGGCTGGCGACAACTGGGCCTCAACGGGGCGCAGTTGGTGTACAACCCGTCCGCCACCTCGCGCGGCCTCTCCGCCTATCTCTGGCAGCTGGAACAGCCCGCGTCGGCCGTCGCCAACGAGTACTTCATCGCCGCGATCAACCGCGTCGGCCGGGAGGAGTACGGCGACAACGACTTCTACGGCACCAGCTACTTCGTCGACCCGCGCGGCCAGTTCGTCGGCGACGTCGCGAGCGACAAGGAGGAGGAACTCCTCGTCCGCGACCTGGACTTCGGGCTCATCGACGAGGTCCGGCAGCAGTGGGCCTTCTACCGGGACCGACGCCCCGACGCGTACGAGGGGCTGGTCGAGCCGTGA
- a CDS encoding aspartate aminotransferase family protein, producing MSSLHHRHLAVSPEWLALYYRHPLEITHGEGRHVWDAEGNRYLDFFGGILTTMTAHALPEVTKAVSEQAARIIHSSTLYLNRPMIELAERVASLSGIPDARVFFTTSGTEANDTALLLATTYRRSNQILAMRNSYHGRSFSAVSITGNNAWSPTSLSPLQTLYVHGGVRTRGPYAHLSDEEFTAACVADLEDLLGHTRTPAALIAEPIQGVGGFTSPPDGLYGAFREVLNRHGVLWISDEVQTGWGRSGEHFWGWQAHAQNGPPDILTFAKGIGNGMSIGGVVARAEVMNCLDANSISTFGGSPVTMAAGLANLSYLLEHDLQGNARRVGGLLIERLRAIGVTSERVREVRGRGLMIGIELVKPGTDEADPEAAAAVLEAAREGGLLLGKGGGHNTSVLRIAPPLSLAIPEAEEGAEILADALRAVG from the coding sequence GTGAGCAGCCTCCACCACCGCCACCTTGCCGTCAGCCCCGAGTGGCTGGCCCTCTACTACCGGCACCCGCTGGAGATCACCCACGGCGAGGGCCGTCACGTCTGGGACGCCGAAGGCAACCGCTACCTCGACTTCTTCGGCGGCATCCTCACCACCATGACCGCCCACGCCCTGCCCGAGGTCACCAAGGCCGTCAGCGAGCAGGCCGCCCGGATCATCCATTCCTCCACGCTCTACCTCAACCGCCCGATGATCGAGCTGGCCGAACGCGTCGCCTCGCTCTCCGGCATCCCCGACGCCCGGGTCTTCTTCACCACGTCCGGCACCGAGGCCAACGACACGGCCCTGCTCCTGGCCACCACGTACCGCAGGTCGAACCAGATCCTCGCGATGCGCAACAGCTACCACGGCCGGTCCTTCTCCGCCGTCTCCATCACCGGCAACAACGCGTGGTCGCCCACCAGCCTCTCGCCGCTCCAGACCCTGTACGTGCACGGCGGCGTCCGCACCCGCGGCCCCTACGCGCACCTGAGCGACGAGGAGTTCACCGCCGCCTGCGTGGCGGACCTGGAGGACCTGCTCGGCCACACCAGGACCCCCGCCGCCCTGATCGCCGAACCCATCCAGGGCGTCGGCGGCTTCACCTCACCGCCCGACGGCCTGTACGGCGCGTTCCGCGAGGTCCTGAACCGGCACGGCGTGCTGTGGATCTCCGACGAGGTGCAGACGGGCTGGGGACGCTCCGGCGAACACTTCTGGGGCTGGCAGGCCCACGCCCAGAACGGGCCGCCGGACATCCTCACCTTCGCCAAGGGCATCGGCAACGGCATGTCCATCGGCGGTGTCGTCGCCCGCGCCGAGGTCATGAACTGCCTGGACGCCAACTCCATCTCGACGTTCGGCGGTTCCCCGGTCACCATGGCGGCCGGCCTCGCCAACCTGTCGTACCTCCTCGAACACGACCTCCAGGGCAACGCCCGCCGCGTCGGCGGTCTGCTCATCGAGCGGCTGCGCGCGATCGGCGTCACCTCGGAGCGGGTACGCGAGGTGCGCGGCCGGGGCCTGATGATCGGCATCGAACTGGTGAAGCCCGGCACCGACGAGGCCGACCCGGAAGCGGCCGCGGCCGTCCTGGAGGCGGCCCGCGAGGGCGGACTGCTCCTCGGCAAGGGCGGCGGCCACAACACCAGCGTCCTGCGCATCGCCCCGCCCCTCTCGCTCGCCATCCCGGAGGCGGAAGAGGGCGCGGAGATCCTTGCCGACGCGCTGCGCGCGGTGGGCTGA
- the hydA gene encoding dihydropyrimidinase, translating into MSRTVIRGGLVVTASDEMHADVLVDGGRIAALAAHDSDEAAGWTADRTIDATGKYVIPGGVDAHTHMEMPFGGTYAADTFETGTRAAAWGGTTTIVDFAIQSVGGSLREGLDAWYAKADGNCAIDYAFHMILADVNESSLKEMDLLVAEGITSFKLFMAYPGVFYSDDGQILRAMQRAESNGGLIMMHAENGIAIDVLVEQALAAGRTDPRYHGDVRKVALEAEATHRAIQLARVAGSPLYVVHVSADEAVAEIAAARHKGLPVFGETCPQYLFLSTDNLAEPDFEGAKYVCSTPLRPREHQEVLWRGLRNNELQVVSTDHCPFCFSGQKEMGRGDFSKIPNGMPGVENRMDLLHQAVVDGHISRRRWIEIACASPARMFGLYPKKGTIAPGADADIVVYDPAARQTVSAETHHMNVDYSAYEGKQLTGQVETVLSRGEVVIDQRTFTGRAGHGIYTPRATCQYLN; encoded by the coding sequence ATGAGCCGTACCGTCATCCGCGGCGGCCTGGTCGTCACCGCGTCGGACGAGATGCACGCGGACGTCCTCGTCGACGGCGGGCGCATCGCCGCGCTCGCCGCCCACGACAGCGACGAGGCGGCCGGCTGGACCGCCGACCGGACCATCGACGCCACCGGCAAGTACGTCATCCCGGGCGGCGTCGACGCGCACACCCACATGGAGATGCCGTTCGGCGGCACCTACGCCGCCGACACCTTCGAGACCGGCACCCGCGCCGCGGCCTGGGGCGGCACCACCACCATCGTCGACTTCGCCATCCAGTCCGTCGGGGGCTCCCTGCGCGAAGGGCTGGACGCCTGGTACGCCAAGGCGGACGGCAACTGCGCCATCGACTACGCCTTCCACATGATCCTCGCCGACGTGAACGAGTCCTCGCTCAAGGAGATGGACCTCCTGGTGGCGGAGGGCATCACGTCCTTCAAGCTGTTCATGGCCTACCCCGGTGTCTTCTACAGCGACGACGGGCAGATCCTGCGTGCCATGCAGCGGGCCGAGTCCAACGGCGGGCTGATCATGATGCACGCGGAGAACGGCATCGCCATCGACGTCCTCGTCGAACAGGCGCTCGCCGCCGGCCGCACCGATCCGCGCTACCACGGGGACGTACGGAAGGTGGCGCTGGAGGCCGAGGCCACGCACCGCGCGATCCAGCTCGCGCGCGTCGCCGGCTCGCCGCTGTACGTCGTCCACGTCTCCGCCGACGAGGCCGTCGCCGAGATCGCCGCCGCCCGCCACAAGGGGCTGCCCGTCTTCGGCGAGACCTGTCCGCAGTACCTCTTCCTCTCCACCGACAACCTCGCCGAACCGGACTTCGAGGGCGCCAAGTACGTCTGCTCCACCCCGCTGCGGCCCCGTGAGCACCAGGAGGTCCTGTGGCGCGGGCTGCGCAACAACGAACTCCAGGTCGTCTCCACCGACCACTGCCCCTTCTGCTTCTCCGGGCAGAAGGAAATGGGGCGGGGCGACTTCTCGAAGATCCCCAACGGCATGCCGGGCGTCGAGAACCGCATGGACCTGCTCCACCAGGCCGTGGTGGACGGGCACATCTCGCGCCGCCGCTGGATCGAGATCGCCTGCGCGTCCCCGGCCCGGATGTTCGGCCTCTACCCGAAGAAGGGCACCATCGCGCCCGGCGCGGACGCGGACATCGTCGTCTACGACCCGGCGGCCCGGCAGACCGTGTCCGCCGAGACCCACCACATGAACGTCGACTACTCGGCGTACGAGGGGAAGCAGCTCACCGGCCAGGTCGAGACGGTGCTCTCGCGCGGCGAGGTCGTCATCGACCAGCGCACCTTCACCGGCCGCGCCGGCCACGGCATCTACACCCCACGCGCCACCTGTCAGTACCTGAACTAG
- a CDS encoding TIGR03842 family LLM class F420-dependent oxidoreductase produces the protein MDFGLVLQTDPPASAVISLMRRAERNGFRYGWTFDSAVLWQEPFVIYSSILEHTDRLTVGPMVTNPGTRTWEVTASTFATLNDMYGNRTVCGIGRGDSAMRVAGRPPNTLARLGEAIDVIRDLAEGREAEVDGNPIRIPWIKDGKLPVWMAAYGPKALALAGQKADGFILQLADPYLTEWMIKAVREAAAGAGRDPDSVTICVAAPAYVTADDSPEALAHARDQCRWFGGMVGNHVADLVARYGEHSGLVPDELTAYIKDRQGYDYSHHGRAGNPDTAFVPDAIVDRFCLLGPAAAHVEKLRHLKGLGVDQFAVYNMHDAREATIDAYGSAVIPALTD, from the coding sequence ATGGACTTCGGACTCGTCCTCCAGACGGACCCGCCCGCATCGGCCGTGATCAGCCTGATGCGCCGCGCCGAACGCAACGGGTTCCGCTACGGCTGGACCTTCGACTCGGCGGTGCTCTGGCAGGAGCCGTTCGTCATCTACAGCAGCATCCTCGAACACACCGACCGCCTCACCGTCGGCCCCATGGTCACCAACCCCGGCACCCGCACCTGGGAGGTCACCGCCTCCACCTTCGCCACCCTCAACGACATGTACGGCAACCGGACCGTGTGCGGGATCGGCCGGGGCGACTCCGCGATGCGTGTCGCCGGGCGCCCGCCCAACACCCTGGCCCGGCTCGGCGAGGCCATCGACGTCATCCGCGACCTGGCGGAGGGACGCGAGGCCGAGGTGGACGGCAACCCCATCCGCATCCCCTGGATCAAGGACGGAAAGCTCCCCGTCTGGATGGCCGCCTACGGCCCCAAGGCCCTCGCGCTCGCCGGGCAGAAGGCCGACGGCTTCATCCTCCAGCTCGCGGACCCGTACCTCACCGAGTGGATGATCAAGGCGGTACGGGAGGCGGCGGCCGGCGCCGGACGTGACCCCGACTCCGTCACCATCTGCGTCGCCGCCCCCGCCTACGTCACCGCCGACGACTCACCCGAGGCCCTGGCCCACGCCCGGGACCAGTGCCGCTGGTTCGGCGGGATGGTCGGCAACCACGTCGCGGACCTCGTCGCCAGGTACGGCGAGCACTCCGGCCTCGTCCCGGACGAGCTGACCGCGTACATCAAGGACCGGCAGGGCTACGACTACAGCCACCACGGGCGCGCCGGGAACCCCGACACGGCGTTCGTCCCCGACGCCATCGTGGACCGCTTCTGCCTGCTCGGCCCGGCCGCCGCCCATGTCGAGAAGCTGAGACACCTCAAGGGTCTGGGCGTCGACCAGTTCGCGGTGTACAACATGCACGACGCCCGCGAAGCCACCATCGACGCCTACGGCTCCGCCGTCATCCCCGCCCTCACCGACTGA